In Sphingomonas panacisoli, one genomic interval encodes:
- a CDS encoding flavodoxin family protein: protein MPLKAIALNCTLKPSGESSTDAMIAVLKDAFAKADVELTETVRVAALDIKPGVTSDEGDGDEWPGLRTKILAHDILIFAGPIWMGQVGSVAKRVMERMDAFLDETDDQGRMPSYSKVAVAAIVGNEDGAHFSTAQIFQSLNDVGWTIPAVGAIYWVGEAYGSVDFKDLDKTPKMVAKTATMLANNAAHLAGLLKDKPYPG from the coding sequence ATGCCGCTCAAGGCCATCGCACTCAACTGCACGCTCAAGCCCTCGGGTGAATCCTCGACCGATGCGATGATCGCTGTGCTGAAGGACGCGTTCGCCAAGGCCGACGTCGAGCTCACCGAGACCGTCCGCGTCGCCGCGCTCGACATCAAGCCTGGCGTGACGAGCGACGAAGGAGACGGCGACGAATGGCCGGGATTGCGCACCAAAATACTGGCGCACGACATCCTGATCTTCGCCGGCCCGATCTGGATGGGTCAGGTCGGCAGCGTCGCCAAGCGCGTGATGGAGCGGATGGACGCGTTCCTCGACGAAACCGACGATCAGGGCCGCATGCCGAGCTATTCGAAGGTCGCGGTGGCGGCGATCGTCGGGAACGAGGACGGCGCGCATTTCTCCACCGCGCAAATCTTCCAGTCGCTCAACGATGTCGGCTGGACGATCCCGGCGGTGGGCGCGATCTATTGGGTCGGCGAAGCCTATGGCAGCGTCGATTTCAAAGACCTCGACAAGACGCCGAAGATGGTCGCCAAGACCGCGACGATGCTCGCGAACAATGCCGCGCATCTGGCGGGGCTGCTGAAGGACAAACCCTATCCTGGCTGA